The region AAATTTATTCCACTCGTAACACACACTTGCTCTTTGCTTAATCCACGCAAACTAGCTCGTGTGCCACGATGTTTAGCTAGGCGTGGTAAGTTAAAATTTTTATGATGACCTTTAAAAGATAGTGGCGTAAAAGTTTCATCTGCTTCAACAACGCCATCTAGTCTAACTTCATCTTGCATTTTCTGCAAAGCGTCTAGTATTTTATGTCGCCAGTTAAAAGCTGTATCTACACAAATATCACAAATTTCAGCTGTTTTATGAAGTGAGTATTTTTCAATCATACAATAGATATATTTTTGCCAAACAGATATATCCTTTTTAGAGCTAAAAAGTATAGTTTTATTTGTATCCGTAAAAGTTTTACCACAATCTCTACAGATGTAGCGTTGAGAATTATTTTTCTTGCCGTTCTTAACAAAAGAAAGAGAGTTGCAATGCGGACAATGGTTTGCTTTGTGAGTAGTAGCTATATTTTTAGGTTTTTTGCTGTGTTGTTTTATGCTTTTTATAAAATCTTTTCTATCTTTTTCATTTAAATTATCGAATAGCTGTTTTATAATGTCAAGTTCTGTTGTTCTAATACTCATAGAATGCCTTATATGCTATATTTTAATGAATATAATTATAGCATATTTTTGTTAATAAATCAATACTATTTCAGAAAAGAGCCAAAAAAATTCTTTGGCGTTAGTGGTGTTAGTCTATCTTGCGTGGAGTGTGAGAGAGCGGACTTTACGGAGCCTGGGCGATACAAAGAGCTAAGAGATAAGATCAGTAAGGCTGTTGAGCTAGAGAAATTTAAAAAGCTAAATTTAAAAGAGCAAGAGCCGGTGCTCTCATATGATAAAGGGATAACAAATCAAACTCTTTGCAGAATTTGTAATATAAGAAAGATAGCTCACGATAAGGACAAATGTGAAATTTGCAGTGCCTTTGTGCGTCTTGGCGAGAGGCTAGCTAGCGATAGCAAAAAGATAAATAGCAAAGCTATAGGCATAGACTTTATGGACGTTGATCTTGGGATAACGGAAAATATAAGATCATACGTCGCAAAAGAGGCGGGCGAGATAGTGGACTTTGAAGATCTGGCTAAAAAATCTCGCGGTGATAATGCGATCGCTGTGATAAAAGCCGACGTGGATAATATGGGAAATTTCATAAAAAATAGCGACGTGACGCAAAGCTTTGCAAATTTTGACACATTTTCAAAGGGGATAAATAACTTTTTCTCTCTATACGTGCCAAGAAAGATGAAAGAGAAATTTGAAAATAGCTACACGGTCTTTGCCGGCGGCGATGATCTACTCATAGTTGGAAGCTATGATCAGATGATAGAGCTCGCTCTTTTTGTAAGGCAAGAGTTTATGAAATTTATAAAGACAAAAGGCTTGAGCATATCTTTTGGCATCATTTTGGCAAAACCATCTACGCCGATAAGCTTTCTGGCTCAAACTAGCGAAAAATGGTTGGAAAGCTCAAAAGAGATGGATGGCAAGGATGCGATCACTATCTTTGGCGAAACCGCTAAATGGGATAGCTACTTAAGCGTCAGAAGTAAAATTTTAGATGAATTTGTGAAATTTAATATAGACAACACGGCGTTTTTGTATAGGCTGCTTGAGCTTTGCGAGATGAGTAAAAATGTATGTGAGGACGTAAGAAATACGATGTGGAAGTCAAAGCTAAGTTATAGCTTCACTAGAAATATGCAGAGTAAGCAAGGGGGCGGCGATATGAATGAGCTACTTCTTATGCTAAATAATGTGATAGAAAACAATCCAAAGGAGAGCAAAATGGCTATTTGTGAATACATATATAAAAGGAGAGAACGATGAATGGATATAGAAATGGCGGTGGTAATTATAATGCCGGCAATAAACCGCAAGCAAACTCTTTGCCGCCAATCGTTTTAGACTACAAAAAAGATCCAAATTTGTTTGATACTACGGCAAAAACGGTTGCTGAGAAAATATCGGGAACAAAAGCTACGCAAATGAGAGCATTTTATGACTATGTCATAGAGTTAGAGCAAAAGTCAAACACCGAAGAGTTTAGCGAAATTTTGCCATTTGTAAAGATGCTAAATTCAAAAGCGGCTTATTCAAATGCCAGGAGACATTCTAGTAGTGAATTTGTTGAGATGATAAACAAGTGCGTGGCTCAGGTAAGTACAAAGGATGATCTAAGGGTATTTAAACTCTTTTTTGAGGCCGTTATAGGCTTTTCTAAGAAATAAGGAGAAAATATGAAAATTTTAACTTTAAAGGGACAAATAGAGCTTTTAAGCGGACTTCATATAGGTGGCGGCGATGATAC is a window of Campylobacter sp. CCUG 57310 DNA encoding:
- a CDS encoding IS1595 family transposase, coding for MSIRTTELDIIKQLFDNLNEKDRKDFIKSIKQHSKKPKNIATTHKANHCPHCNSLSFVKNGKKNNSQRYICRDCGKTFTDTNKTILFSSKKDISVWQKYIYCMIEKYSLHKTAEICDICVDTAFNWRHKILDALQKMQDEVRLDGVVEADETFTPLSFKGHHKNFNLPRLAKHRGTRASLRGLSKEQVCVTSGINLNGLSIAKISNLGKPKLTDLQKVLDKKIVSDSVLVTDSFRAYLKLAKDMNLSHIRIPRNHYKAGAFNIQVVNSYHSRLKSMLIYNFKGVSTKYLNNYLVYHNFVNFAKESRNDKEIILLDFIQKTECISLVRSISGRPNIPLT
- the csm2 gene encoding type III-A CRISPR-associated protein Csm2 produces the protein MNGYRNGGGNYNAGNKPQANSLPPIVLDYKKDPNLFDTTAKTVAEKISGTKATQMRAFYDYVIELEQKSNTEEFSEILPFVKMLNSKAAYSNARRHSSSEFVEMINKCVAQVSTKDDLRVFKLFFEAVIGFSKK